Proteins from a genomic interval of Nostoc sp. TCL240-02:
- a CDS encoding response regulator transcription factor, with amino-acid sequence MNQLSSIRVLVVDDHPVVRQGLIGMLEEAPDIVIVGQGRNGNEAITVFQQQQPDVTLMDLRMPDMGGVQAITVICNEFPNARIIVLTTYDTDEEIYQGLRAGAKGYLLKDSEPEELLTAIRTVTRGQQYIPINVAAKLVQRMTAPELSDRELEVLQLVGQGMSNQEISTALNISESTVKTHINRILSKLDVKDRTQAAIIALKRGIASL; translated from the coding sequence ATGAATCAGCTCAGTAGCATTCGCGTTCTGGTTGTGGACGATCATCCTGTTGTCCGCCAGGGTTTGATCGGAATGTTAGAGGAGGCTCCAGATATTGTCATTGTTGGTCAGGGGCGAAATGGGAATGAGGCGATCACAGTTTTTCAGCAACAGCAACCTGATGTGACTTTGATGGATTTACGGATGCCCGATATGGGAGGTGTTCAGGCGATTACTGTTATTTGCAATGAGTTTCCCAATGCCCGAATTATTGTGCTGACCACGTATGACACCGATGAAGAGATTTATCAAGGATTGCGAGCCGGGGCAAAGGGGTATTTACTGAAGGACTCGGAGCCAGAGGAACTATTGACAGCAATTCGGACAGTGACCAGGGGACAACAGTATATTCCTATCAACGTGGCTGCCAAGTTAGTCCAACGGATGACTGCTCCAGAACTGAGCGATCGTGAGTTAGAAGTTCTCCAGTTAGTCGGACAAGGCATGAGCAACCAGGAAATTAGCACTGCTCTCAATATTAGTGAAAGTACAGTGAAGACTCATATCAACCGAATTTTAAGCAAGCTAGATGTCAAAGATCGCACCCAAGCAGCCATTATTGCCTTGAAACGCGGAATTGCTAGCTTGTGA
- a CDS encoding DsbA family protein, with translation MSDVIPGNPCGNCETERNQLVVLPSEQDHRQGSLNARVVLVEYGDYQCPQCSELYTSIQAIQRQLEATLFGRNSLCFVFRHFPQPQIHPQAQKAAAATEAAATQGQFWQMHEMLLKHQQQLEDGYLAEYADNLGLDVTQFIRDIAQKVYVDRINQDIASGMDSGVINTPGLFINGVRYRDALELEPLLVAIVGASHG, from the coding sequence ATGAGCGATGTTATTCCTGGCAACCCTTGCGGTAACTGCGAAACAGAGCGCAATCAATTAGTTGTACTTCCTTCTGAGCAAGACCATCGACAAGGATCATTGAATGCTCGCGTTGTGCTTGTTGAGTATGGAGATTATCAGTGTCCCCAATGTAGTGAACTTTATACCTCAATTCAGGCAATTCAACGCCAGCTTGAGGCGACCTTATTCGGGAGAAATTCTCTATGCTTTGTATTCCGACATTTTCCTCAACCTCAAATCCATCCTCAAGCTCAAAAGGCAGCAGCAGCGACAGAAGCAGCAGCAACACAAGGGCAGTTTTGGCAGATGCACGAAATGTTATTGAAGCATCAGCAACAGCTAGAAGATGGGTATTTAGCAGAATACGCTGACAATTTAGGGCTTGATGTAACTCAGTTTATTCGAGACATTGCCCAAAAAGTGTATGTCGATCGCATCAATCAAGATATTGCTAGCGGAATGGATAGTGGGGTGATTAACACTCCAGGTCTATTTATCAATGGTGTGCGTTACAGAGACGCTTTAGAGCTTGAGCCACTACTTGTTGCGATCGTTGGAGCTTCTCATGGCTAG
- a CDS encoding PAS domain-containing protein, with product MSSLLKQVVAQVSRTVPLQTVLIVPFVLQTLVTVGLVGYFSFKNRQEAINDLTSQLRRELTNRIEGKLQTYTEIPHNINRLNASTFAQGKIDPSAVKGEFPLWQQIQIYPMVSDIYCGDRKGSLLGVRRSPADRSIELRSSNVATDHKLYGYSLDRNGQRDQLISQGNKAFDARVRPWYKAAVTAGEPSWSGIYADFASQLPTITASTPVYSTADRSLLGVCATDVFLPNEMSRFLASLQIGKTGIAFILERSGQLVATSTGEAIISSGAAANRLSAVESRNPTVRATADYLREHFSDLWQIQTAEQLDFKFDGRRQLIQVMPFKDTRGLDWLIVTVLPESDFMAKINQSIYMTILLCIAALLLGIAICILIARWIAKPIVSVSQSAKALADGAWDQTVEIERSGDLGELARSFNQMAQQLQIAFAKMQSLNQTLAQSETRLQKILESVPVGIVVMDATGRPYYANQKAIQLLGKGVLPSVTPEQIAEVYKLYVAGTDRPYPTEQLMIRRALNGEQGSVDDIEIHQGNRIIPIESWGTPIFDESGNILYAIAAFQDITERKQAEKLLAEYNRTLEQQVAQRTAALQASEAELRGVYDELRLQEQELRLITDALPVLISYVDANRCFQFINRTYEVWFNRSREEILGNSVRQLLGEVVYERVEPYINQVFAGQTVPLEAEIPFLDDKRCISATFIPDFDDNAQVRGFYSLMTDISDRKRAEHTSILEERNRMAREIHDTLAQSFTGILLQIGAVTQVLADDPEATQVHLEMIEELARAGLAGARRSVSALRPRLLEEGNLESALHRIVAQMRATTDTALICETQGIAYFLSTEVENNLLRIGQEALTNAIKYAYAGEIRVELVYNETQCILRVKDDGRGFGVGSTPLSGGFGLLGMSERAERIGAQLLIQSQPGQGTEIIVTINRE from the coding sequence ATGAGCAGTCTTCTCAAGCAAGTTGTAGCTCAAGTTTCCAGAACAGTGCCATTACAGACGGTTTTGATTGTGCCGTTTGTGCTGCAAACTTTGGTGACAGTCGGCTTAGTAGGATATTTTTCCTTCAAAAATAGACAGGAAGCCATCAACGATCTGACCAGTCAACTGCGGCGCGAACTGACGAACCGGATCGAAGGCAAATTACAAACCTATACCGAGATACCCCATAACATCAATCGGCTCAATGCCAGCACCTTCGCTCAGGGAAAAATTGACCCTAGCGCAGTCAAAGGTGAGTTTCCACTCTGGCAGCAAATTCAGATTTATCCAATGGTGAGTGATATCTACTGTGGCGATCGCAAAGGTTCTCTTCTAGGGGTGCGACGTAGCCCTGCCGATCGCTCAATTGAACTGCGGTCAAGTAATGTTGCTACAGATCATAAACTCTACGGCTACAGCCTCGATCGCAATGGTCAGCGAGACCAGTTAATTAGTCAAGGTAACAAAGCCTTCGATGCGCGGGTTCGTCCCTGGTATAAAGCAGCAGTGACGGCAGGCGAACCAAGCTGGAGTGGAATCTATGCCGACTTTGCTAGCCAGTTGCCAACGATCACCGCTAGTACGCCTGTGTATAGCACTGCTGATCGATCGCTGTTGGGAGTTTGTGCCACCGATGTATTTCTGCCTAATGAGATGAGCCGTTTTTTGGCTAGCCTGCAAATTGGCAAGACAGGCATCGCCTTTATTCTAGAGCGATCGGGGCAACTGGTTGCCACCTCCACCGGAGAGGCGATTATAAGTAGTGGGGCAGCAGCAAATCGATTGTCAGCAGTTGAGAGCCGTAATCCTACCGTGCGAGCTACTGCTGACTATTTGCGCGAGCATTTCAGCGATTTGTGGCAGATCCAGACTGCGGAACAGCTTGATTTTAAGTTCGATGGCAGGCGGCAGTTGATTCAGGTGATGCCATTCAAAGATACTCGTGGGCTAGACTGGCTGATTGTCACGGTGTTGCCTGAATCCGATTTCATGGCAAAGATTAATCAAAGCATCTACATGACGATTCTGCTTTGTATCGCGGCTTTGCTGCTTGGCATTGCGATCTGCATTTTGATTGCCCGATGGATCGCTAAACCAATTGTCAGCGTCAGTCAATCGGCAAAAGCGCTAGCAGACGGTGCATGGGATCAGACGGTAGAAATTGAGCGATCGGGCGATTTGGGCGAACTGGCTCGATCGTTCAACCAGATGGCACAGCAGCTTCAAATCGCATTTGCCAAAATGCAGTCTTTAAATCAGACCCTCGCCCAAAGTGAAACCCGCCTTCAGAAAATTTTAGAGTCGGTTCCGGTAGGAATTGTGGTTATGGACGCAACAGGTCGCCCTTATTACGCGAATCAGAAGGCAATCCAACTCTTGGGCAAGGGCGTGCTGCCGTCTGTCACCCCAGAGCAAATTGCCGAGGTCTATAAACTCTATGTGGCAGGAACCGATCGCCCCTACCCAACCGAACAACTGATGATTAGGCGAGCGCTAAACGGCGAACAGGGCAGTGTGGATGATATCGAAATTCACCAGGGGAATCGCATCATTCCGATCGAAAGTTGGGGAACTCCAATTTTTGATGAGTCTGGCAACATTCTATATGCGATCGCAGCCTTTCAAGACATCACCGAACGTAAACAAGCAGAGAAGCTTTTAGCAGAATACAATCGCACCTTAGAGCAACAAGTTGCCCAACGAACGGCAGCATTGCAGGCAAGCGAAGCAGAGCTACGCGGTGTCTACGACGAGCTTCGCTTACAGGAGCAGGAATTACGACTGATTACCGACGCTCTACCCGTTCTGATTAGCTACGTCGATGCCAATCGCTGCTTTCAATTTATCAACCGTACCTATGAGGTTTGGTTCAACCGTAGCCGTGAGGAAATTTTGGGCAACTCTGTTCGTCAACTGCTCGGTGAGGTGGTTTATGAACGGGTTGAGCCGTATATTAATCAGGTGTTTGCAGGGCAAACTGTCCCTCTAGAAGCAGAAATCCCTTTTTTGGATGATAAGCGGTGCATCAGCGCGACCTTTATTCCTGATTTCGATGACAATGCTCAGGTAAGAGGTTTCTACAGTCTCATGACAGATATTAGCGATCGTAAACGAGCTGAACACACTTCTATCTTAGAAGAACGCAACCGGATGGCGCGAGAAATTCATGATACACTAGCTCAATCTTTCACAGGTATTCTGCTTCAAATTGGAGCAGTAACACAAGTGCTGGCGGATGACCCGGAAGCAACCCAAGTACATCTGGAAATGATTGAGGAACTAGCACGCGCTGGGCTGGCAGGGGCACGGCGATCCGTATCAGCACTCCGTCCGCGGCTACTAGAAGAAGGTAATTTAGAGAGTGCCCTGCATCGTATTGTGGCTCAAATGCGAGCAACGACCGACACGGCTCTGATTTGCGAAACTCAGGGTATAGCCTATTTCTTATCAACCGAAGTGGAGAATAACTTACTTAGAATTGGGCAGGAAGCATTAACCAATGCGATTAAATACGCTTATGCTGGCGAAATTCGGGTTGAGTTAGTGTACAACGAAACACAGTGTATCTTACGGGTTAAAGACGATGGCAGGGGCTTTGGAGTAGGTAGCACTCCTTTGAGTGGTGGGTTTGGCTTATTAGGAATGAGCGAACGGGCAGAGCGCATTGGCGCACAACTATTGATTCAAAGCCAACCAGGTCAAGGAACAGAAATTATTGTCACTATCAATCGAGAGTGA
- a CDS encoding response regulator transcription factor, with translation MSRSTKIRVLIVDDHAIVRKGLATIINRDPEMTVIAQAEDGQQAIAAFREYQPDVTLMDLRMPKMGGVEAIMAICAEFKQARIALLTTYDGDEDIYRGLQAGAQGYLLKDSKLGELLNAIRAIHNGQKYILPEVGAKLLQRMSNPELSERELEVLRLMAQGMGNQEIATVLSIGESTVKSHVNRILSKLGVSDRTQAVITAVKRGIVSL, from the coding sequence ATGAGCCGATCCACTAAGATTAGGGTGCTAATTGTTGACGACCATGCCATAGTCAGAAAGGGTCTAGCAACTATCATTAACCGCGATCCAGAAATGACAGTGATTGCTCAAGCTGAAGATGGGCAACAGGCGATCGCCGCGTTTCGAGAATACCAACCTGATGTCACACTAATGGATTTACGAATGCCCAAAATGGGAGGTGTTGAAGCCATTATGGCGATTTGTGCTGAATTTAAGCAGGCTCGGATCGCGCTACTCACAACCTACGATGGCGATGAAGATATCTATCGTGGTTTACAGGCAGGCGCTCAAGGCTATCTGCTTAAGGATTCTAAACTTGGCGAGCTATTGAATGCGATTCGCGCCATTCATAATGGTCAGAAATACATTCTGCCAGAAGTGGGCGCAAAATTATTGCAGCGAATGAGTAATCCAGAACTGAGTGAACGAGAGTTGGAAGTGCTGCGTTTGATGGCACAAGGAATGGGTAATCAGGAAATTGCGACTGTTTTGAGTATTGGTGAAAGTACCGTCAAATCCCATGTTAATCGGATTTTAAGCAAACTGGGCGTGAGCGATCGCACACAAGCCGTGATTACTGCTGTTAAGCGTGGGATTGTCAGTTTGTAG
- a CDS encoding DsbA family protein produces the protein MTYNRDNRSLFVLPSTQDHIQGVLNAAVVFVMYGDYECFQSANVYRLIKVVQQQLKVSFGENNVGFIFRHFPQVQIHPHAQRAAEAVEAAAAQGQFWQMHEMLFIHQQELGNGYLVEYANRLGLDISQFLQDLSKGVYVNRINADIEGGLRSGVEAAPALFINGIRYFGRWTVEQIMAAIVAAND, from the coding sequence ATGACTTACAACCGTGATAATCGTTCTTTATTCGTTCTGCCTTCAACCCAGGATCATATTCAAGGTGTACTGAATGCTGCTGTAGTATTCGTAATGTATGGAGATTATGAATGTTTTCAAAGTGCCAATGTCTATCGATTGATTAAAGTTGTTCAACAGCAATTGAAAGTTTCGTTTGGAGAAAACAATGTAGGTTTTATCTTCCGTCACTTTCCTCAGGTACAGATTCATCCACATGCTCAACGGGCAGCGGAAGCTGTGGAAGCCGCAGCGGCTCAAGGGCAGTTTTGGCAAATGCATGAGATGCTGTTTATCCATCAACAGGAATTGGGAAATGGCTATCTAGTCGAGTATGCCAATCGTTTAGGACTTGATATTTCTCAATTTTTACAGGATTTATCCAAGGGAGTGTATGTCAATCGGATCAATGCAGACATCGAAGGTGGATTGCGAAGTGGAGTGGAGGCTGCACCCGCTTTGTTTATTAATGGAATTCGCTATTTTGGTCGCTGGACTGTTGAGCAGATAATGGCAGCCATTGTTGCTGCAAATGATTAA
- a CDS encoding alpha/beta fold hydrolase, with product MLVYVNAFAPDVGEKTSDLNKRYAAPPINTAIVSDAANFLYIDRGKFHEFFAQDISKAEARVMAATQKPIASAAFEQSLNEIAWKTIPSWFIVTQSDRAINPELQRFMAKRIGAKTSEVNSSHVPFISHPKEVAKVIKAASTAL from the coding sequence ATGCTGGTTTATGTTAATGCTTTTGCACCAGATGTCGGTGAAAAGACGAGTGATTTGAATAAAAGGTACGCAGCACCTCCGATTAATACGGCGATCGTGTCTGATGCTGCAAACTTTCTCTATATCGATCGCGGGAAGTTTCACGAATTTTTTGCCCAGGACATATCGAAGGCTGAGGCGCGAGTAATGGCAGCAACCCAAAAGCCGATCGCCAGCGCCGCGTTTGAGCAATCACTGAATGAAATCGCATGGAAAACGATTCCTTCCTGGTTTATCGTGACTCAAAGCGATCGCGCCATCAACCCTGAACTTCAACGATTTATGGCTAAACGGATTGGTGCTAAGACAAGCGAAGTTAACTCCAGTCATGTTCCTTTTATCTCTCATCCAAAAGAGGTTGCCAAAGTGATTAAAGCAGCAAGCACGGCTCTGTGA
- a CDS encoding SgcJ/EcaC family oxidoreductase, giving the protein MNLQTTQTTTTADESAIRAFHRQMIDAWNRGSGEGFAAPFSETADFITFEGTHLKGRKEIAAFHQQAFDTVVKGTRLEGEVDFVRFVNSQLALMLVVIRVILPGQTETSPSRDSLPLYVITKGDEGWQIEGLLNTRKLTLERQFFLDDFDSLSAEAQRQVTDLVASLK; this is encoded by the coding sequence ATGAATTTACAAACAACTCAAACCACCACTACTGCTGACGAGTCGGCAATCCGTGCTTTCCATCGCCAGATGATTGATGCTTGGAATCGAGGTAGCGGCGAAGGCTTCGCTGCCCCGTTCAGCGAAACTGCCGATTTCATCACGTTCGAGGGCACGCATCTCAAGGGTCGAAAAGAAATCGCTGCATTTCATCAGCAAGCGTTCGACACGGTTGTCAAAGGAACACGCCTGGAGGGTGAGGTGGATTTTGTCCGCTTCGTGAACTCGCAACTCGCGCTCATGCTCGTAGTTATCAGGGTAATACTGCCCGGACAAACCGAAACTTCACCGTCACGAGATTCGCTGCCACTATACGTCATAACGAAAGGCGACGAAGGTTGGCAGATCGAAGGGTTACTCAATACCCGGAAGTTAACGCTAGAACGTCAATTCTTCTTAGACGACTTTGATTCACTGAGCGCAGAGGCTCAACGTCAAGTGACCGACCTCGTTGCAAGTCTCAAGTAG
- a CDS encoding SDR family oxidoreductase, with protein sequence MKKLEGKIALVTGGNSGIGLATAKQFVAEGAYVYITGRRQVELDAAIEAIGKNVTAVQSDVSNLADLDRLFATIKQEQGHLDIIFANAGGGQIAPLGEITEEHFDKTFNINVKGLLFTVQKALPLLPEGASIILNASITSIKGTPAFSVYSATKAAVRSFARNWILDLKERKIRVNAISPGVVPTPGYDHLGLNDQQLQEFVDSQASAIPLGRVGKPDEIAKAVVFLASADSSFVNGIELFVDGGMAQI encoded by the coding sequence ATGAAAAAACTAGAAGGAAAAATCGCCCTTGTCACGGGTGGCAATAGTGGTATCGGTCTTGCCACTGCCAAACAGTTTGTTGCTGAAGGAGCCTATGTCTACATCACGGGTCGTCGCCAAGTCGAACTGGATGCTGCTATAGAAGCTATTGGTAAAAATGTTACGGCTGTGCAGAGCGATGTTTCTAATCTGGCAGACCTCGATCGTCTGTTTGCCACCATTAAGCAAGAGCAAGGACACCTCGATATCATCTTCGCTAATGCTGGCGGTGGACAAATTGCCCCACTTGGAGAAATCACTGAGGAACACTTTGACAAAACATTCAACATAAATGTCAAAGGTTTGCTGTTCACTGTACAAAAGGCACTGCCACTGTTACCAGAGGGCGCTTCTATTATCCTGAATGCTTCGATTACTTCTATAAAAGGTACGCCAGCATTTAGTGTTTACAGCGCCACCAAAGCCGCCGTAAGATCATTTGCTCGGAATTGGATACTCGACCTCAAAGAACGCAAGATCCGAGTGAATGCCATTAGCCCTGGTGTGGTTCCGACTCCTGGTTACGATCATTTGGGACTCAATGACCAGCAGTTGCAAGAATTTGTGGACAGCCAAGCCAGCGCCATCCCACTGGGACGAGTCGGCAAACCTGATGAAATTGCCAAAGCCGTTGTCTTTCTCGCTTCAGCCGACAGCAGCTTTGTGAACGGCATTGAGTTGTTTGTCGATGGCGGTATGGCACAGATTTGA
- a CDS encoding SidA/IucD/PvdA family monooxygenase, whose product MTTTSNSDFAACEALRLLGPDPENWVPDRPGIDHNVTIIGGSGSGSTFVFALRRAGIGRVTEIDAADDEAHAGVWLTRARMRTLRTPKHLPGPELGIPELSFQAWYEARHGAAAYAEIDRIERVTWAEYLSWYRHFLGIQVRYQTKLVRIEPVAGFFRLHLEVNGVPLLETTRKIIFANGVAGTGGPYIPPVLADLPRTLYAHTADAIDFEALRGKTVAVLGAAASAFDAAGVALESGAKAVHLFVRRSAIASLSVLRVRDYPGAYDNYPQLPDAARWLQAWRFHQAGTAPPPNSIERAIAFPNFHIHLSAPWKSARKLGNRIAIEVNDDVFEFDFAIAGTGYFVDPTKRPELADFAQHIALWRDRYQPPEDLRDDGLAAHPYLGSAHEYQEKVPGTAPYLKDIHVFNPAGLVSFGLPVGDIHSIRRDIPAIVSRISHDLFFEDWAHHEARITGDIAPDFEDSLYAAAVWKQPIEAATC is encoded by the coding sequence ATGACAACAACGAGCAATTCCGATTTTGCTGCTTGCGAGGCACTACGCCTGCTCGGTCCCGATCCCGAAAACTGGGTGCCCGATCGCCCTGGCATCGATCACAATGTCACTATAATAGGTGGCAGTGGTAGCGGTAGTACCTTTGTATTTGCGCTACGGCGTGCTGGGATCGGTCGCGTGACAGAGATCGATGCAGCCGATGATGAGGCTCATGCAGGCGTGTGGTTGACGCGAGCGCGGATGAGAACGCTCCGCACACCGAAACATCTGCCTGGCCCAGAACTAGGCATCCCAGAATTGTCCTTTCAAGCCTGGTACGAAGCGCGGCACGGTGCGGCAGCCTACGCGGAGATCGATCGCATTGAGCGAGTGACATGGGCTGAGTACCTCAGTTGGTATCGGCATTTCCTGGGTATCCAGGTTCGTTACCAGACGAAGTTGGTGCGGATTGAACCAGTCGCAGGTTTCTTTCGCTTACACCTTGAGGTAAACGGTGTCCCGCTCTTAGAGACTACGCGCAAAATTATCTTTGCCAATGGCGTGGCTGGCACTGGTGGCCCATACATACCTCCAGTACTGGCTGACTTACCCCGCACGTTGTACGCACATACCGCCGATGCCATCGATTTTGAAGCACTGCGTGGTAAGACTGTGGCGGTGCTGGGTGCGGCGGCTTCAGCTTTCGATGCAGCAGGAGTGGCGCTGGAATCGGGAGCTAAGGCAGTACATCTATTTGTACGGCGATCGGCGATCGCATCTCTGTCAGTCCTTCGGGTACGGGATTACCCTGGTGCTTACGACAACTATCCCCAACTACCCGATGCAGCACGCTGGCTCCAGGCTTGGCGCTTTCATCAAGCAGGCACCGCGCCACCCCCGAACTCGATTGAGCGAGCGATCGCTTTCCCGAACTTTCACATCCATCTATCTGCACCTTGGAAATCAGCACGGAAACTGGGCAATCGCATTGCCATCGAGGTGAACGATGATGTTTTCGAGTTTGATTTTGCGATCGCTGGCACTGGTTACTTCGTTGACCCAACAAAGCGTCCCGAACTAGCCGACTTTGCCCAGCATATTGCCCTCTGGCGCGATCGCTACCAGCCACCAGAAGACCTGCGCGACGACGGTTTGGCGGCACATCCTTACCTCGGTAGCGCCCATGAATACCAAGAAAAAGTACCTGGCACTGCCCCTTACCTGAAAGACATTCACGTATTTAATCCTGCTGGTTTGGTCAGCTTCGGATTGCCAGTTGGTGACATCCATAGCATCCGCCGCGACATACCTGCAATAGTATCGCGTATCAGTCACGACTTGTTCTTTGAGGACTGGGCGCATCATGAGGCAAGGATCACAGGCGATATTGCCCCCGATTTTGAGGACTCGCTCTATGCTGCGGCGGTGTGGAAACAACCGATCGAGGCAGCGACTTGCTAG
- a CDS encoding alpha/beta hydrolase yields the protein MVAQVNSQAKILEVAEDPRLSKEVKAFLKVLNSGGVPLETLPPLEARQVLVDAQASVPVDLSGIEESEKTITADGYSIALNIVRPEGAKGILPVFIFIHGGGWVLGDYPTHKRMVRDLVVLSGFAGVFVNYTRTPDAQYPQAINEIYAATKWVAEHGEEIGVDGKNLAVVGNSVGGNMTAVTALKAKENGGPHIKLHIMMWPIVDASFETESYHQFGEKRFLTTPLMKWMYDMYIANPEKRQDIYASPLQATVEQLQGLPPALIQVAESDILRDGGEAYGRKLDEAGVKVTTVRYNGMIHDFGLLNGLAEVPAVRSLFVQAAAELKKHLQ from the coding sequence ATGGTTGCTCAAGTAAATTCACAAGCAAAGATTTTGGAAGTTGCAGAAGATCCACGTCTTTCTAAAGAAGTGAAGGCATTTTTGAAAGTGCTGAACTCAGGAGGTGTGCCTCTAGAGACATTACCTCCACTCGAAGCGCGTCAAGTTCTCGTGGATGCACAGGCTTCCGTTCCAGTAGACCTTTCAGGCATTGAAGAGTCTGAGAAGACAATTACTGCTGACGGTTATTCGATCGCGCTCAACATCGTGCGACCAGAAGGTGCTAAAGGCATATTGCCTGTGTTTATCTTTATTCATGGAGGCGGCTGGGTGCTAGGCGATTACCCGACCCACAAACGTATGGTGCGCGATCTTGTGGTGCTTTCAGGGTTTGCAGGGGTCTTTGTCAACTACACGCGCACGCCAGATGCTCAGTACCCACAGGCGATCAATGAGATTTATGCTGCAACCAAATGGGTTGCCGAACATGGTGAGGAGATTGGAGTGGATGGCAAGAATCTGGCAGTGGTCGGCAACAGTGTCGGCGGAAATATGACAGCAGTCACTGCTTTGAAGGCGAAAGAAAACGGAGGGCCACACATCAAGCTACATATCATGATGTGGCCGATCGTAGACGCTAGTTTTGAAACAGAGTCGTATCACCAATTTGGTGAGAAGCGTTTTCTGACTACACCGTTGATGAAGTGGATGTATGACATGTACATAGCTAATCCAGAAAAACGCCAAGATATCTATGCCTCGCCCTTACAAGCTACGGTTGAGCAATTGCAAGGCTTGCCTCCAGCGCTCATTCAGGTTGCAGAAAGCGATATTCTGCGAGATGGAGGCGAAGCGTATGGGCGCAAGCTGGATGAAGCTGGGGTAAAAGTAACCACCGTGCGTTACAACGGCATGATTCATGACTTTGGACTGCTCAATGGTTTAGCCGAGGTTCCGGCAGTCCGCTCTCTGTTTGTTCAAGCTGCTGCTGAATTGAAGAAACATCTGCAATAG
- a CDS encoding DUF6130 family protein, whose amino-acid sequence MNSHTPSARDIIGSSPLIAIENEAPPKLIVDPPLPEPLAQGRVFIQYRTENLRVLPVFGKSALEVSPRIGHIHITVDDLPWHFVDASGETIILVGLEPGVHKVLIELADPTHKVITSETVEFTLLDPKKSS is encoded by the coding sequence ATGAACAGCCACACACCGAGCGCTAGGGACATTATCGGATCATCACCGTTGATTGCGATTGAAAACGAAGCACCACCCAAGCTGATTGTCGATCCACCGCTTCCCGAACCACTGGCACAGGGTCGTGTTTTTATTCAGTACCGGACGGAGAACCTGCGCGTGTTGCCGGTGTTCGGCAAAAGTGCCCTCGAAGTATCGCCGCGCATCGGTCATATCCACATCACCGTTGACGATTTGCCGTGGCACTTTGTCGATGCCAGTGGGGAAACGATCATCCTGGTCGGACTAGAACCTGGCGTACACAAGGTGCTGATCGAACTAGCTGACCCCACGCACAAAGTAATCACTAGCGAAACTGTAGAGTTCACGCTGCTTGATCCTAAAAAATCATCATGA
- a CDS encoding DUF1348 family protein encodes MNNPENPRLPLPPFDHESAVQKVRIAENAWNTRSPELVSLAYTSDSVWRNRSEFLSGREAIAQFLTSIHSRTHRS; translated from the coding sequence ATGAACAACCCTGAAAATCCTCGACTACCTCTGCCGCCTTTTGATCATGAATCCGCTGTCCAAAAAGTCCGAATTGCAGAGAATGCCTGGAACACACGTAGCCCGGAACTAGTATCACTTGCTTACACATCGGATAGCGTTTGGCGCAACCGTTCAGAATTTCTATCTGGTCGTGAGGCGATCGCACAATTCTTGACATCCATCCATTCCCGGACTCACAGAAGTTGA